CGCGCGAGATGTAGCGGTAGGTGCGGCCGACCTCCTTCTTGTTGGCGCGCGACGCTGCGGTAATCTCGTTCAGCGTACGCGGCACCTCGCAGCGCCGGCAGGCGCCGTAGAGCGCAGCGGCGGCGACTCCTTCGACCGAGCGGCCACGGACTAGGTTCTGGTTAACCGCCCGCCGGTAGAGCATCGCGGCGTCCTCGCGCACCCGCCGGTGCAGTCCAATCTTGGAAGCGAGCCGGTTCAGTTCCTTGAGAGCCATCGCTAGGTTGCGGTCGGCCGAAGTCGAGGCGCGGGTGCGGTTCTGCCACTTGCGCATACGGAACAGCTGTGCGCGGTTACGGGTCGGGACGACGTTGCCGTGGGTGTCGCGGTTGCCCCAGCCGATGTCGGTCGAGAGCCCCTTGTCGTGTACCATCACCGTCATCGGCGCCCCGCCTCGCGAGCGTTTCTCGTTCTGCTCGGCGTCGAACGCGCGCCACTCCGGACCCTGGTCAATGAAGTTGTCATCGACCACAAGACCGCAGCCGCTGCAGGTCATTTCACCGCGATTATAGTCGCGGATGAGATGCTTCGAATCACACTCGGGACAGGCAGTAATTTCCTCAAGTTCAATCTTACTGTCAGATCCCTTGAGTACCATTAGCTCCCGTCATGTCGGCCGTCAATAAAAGCGCTCGCCCTCCGGCCGGCAAATCGTATAACCGGCCGGCCCGCCTGCGCGGCGTATGCCCACTCCGGAGGAGGACCCGCGTGGCTACGCCGAGCGGCGCGGCTGGAAAGTGCTCGAATCGCGCTGGGACGGCTCGGCGCACCTGCTGCTGGTCGAGGAGCGGCCCGACCTCGCTACAGCGTTCGAGGAGCTGCGGCTCGACCTGAAGGGAGAGCCGGGCGGGGTGCGGCTGCACCCGATGCTGCGCCGCGCCGGGGGGGAGCTGCTGCTGGTGCTGTTGCCGCAGACGCGGCGCAAAACTCGCTCCGAGCGCACCAACCTCTATCTGCTGCTGGCGACCATCTTCACCACCACCTGGGCCGGGACGCTCTTCTGGGCCGGCTACGCCGGGAGCTACGAGCTGCGGAGCGGCTGGGACCTGCTGCTCATCCTGCTCCACCCCGAGACGCTCTTCTACGGCTGGCTCACCTTTTCTCTGCCGCTGCTGACCATCCTTGGCATCCACGAGATGGGACACTACGTCTACGCACGCAAGCACAACCTCGACGCGTCGCTGCCCTTCTTCATCCCCATCCCGCCGCCGCTGCTGCTCGGGACCATGGGCGCCTTCATCGCCATCCGCGAGCCGATTCCCAACCGCCGGGCGCTGCTGGATGTCGGCGCCAGTGGCCCCATCGCGGGCTTCCTCGCCGCCCTGCCAATCACGCTGCTCGGCTTCTGGCTCACCGAGCAGGCGGCGCGCGAGGCGCCGGTCGACCCGGGTAACCTGATTTTCCTCGGCACCCCGCTGGCGTTCAACCTGCTCGCCACGCTCGCCGCGCAGTTCATGACGCTGAGCGATAACTACCTCATCCATCCGGTCGCGTTTGCTGGCTGGGCGGGGCTGCTGGTGACTGCGCTCAACCTGCTCCCGGCGGGACAGCTCGACGGTGGCCACATCGCGCGCGCACTGTTCGGCCCGCGCGCGCGATTACTCTCCTATCTCGCCATCGCGGTGATGCTCTTCATGGCGTTCTTCGGCGTGCCGGGCTACTCGGACCCATATTTCGGCTGGGCCATCTTCGCTGGGCTAGTCTATTTTCTCGGTGCCGAGCACCCGCCACCATCGGAGGAAATCACGCCGCTCGACACCCCACGTTGGTTCGCCGCCGGCTTCACCGGTGTAATGCTGCTGCTCTGCTTTGTCCCGTCGCCGCTGATGACTATCCCGTCGCCGTTCGGGCTGGAGATGGAGGCCGCCGAAGGGGAGCTGGAGTTTGCCGCTGGCGGTTCGAACTCGACCATCATCTGGGTCAATAACACTGGCGAGGTGCACGACAACTTGACGCTGGCACTGAAGCTACCGGTCAACTGGAGCGCGACGCTGGACGTGACGAACGTGACCTCCGGCACCGGATGGCTTAATCCTGACAACACCACTTTCAGCGACGTGGCGTGGCAGCCGGACCCGTTCAACTGGACGCTAAACCTGACCGCCGGCGCATCAGCACAGCTGCTACTTGAACTGGTTGCGCCGGCGAGCCTCAGCGAGCCGGCGCAGGCGCTGCTCGAAGCCGACAGCCGTAACGAGGCGATCTACACGCTGCGGCTATCGCTGCTGCCGGAGGCGGAGGCGTGATTCTGGAAGGCCGTATCTGGCATCCGCAGAACGGGCTGACCGAGGGATGCGTCGTCGTCGGCGACGACGGCAACATCGAACGTGTTGCGAAGACCATGGCCGGCCCGAAAGAGCGCGTTCGCGGGATGCTGCTGCCCGCCGGCTTCGACATGCATGTCCACTTCCGCGACCCCGGCTTCCCGCAGAAAGAGACTTGGGCCAGCGGCTCTGCAGCGGCTGCGTGCGGCGGAGTTACCGCCGTCGTCGACATGCCCAACACACAGCCGCCGACCGACTCGCCCGCCGCGTTCGCCGCGAAGGCGGAGCGCGCCGCGGCGGCGTCGGTGGTCGATTTCGGGCTGGGCGTCAGCGCGCGCCCGGGGATTTCGCGCGAAGCATGGTTCGGCAAACTGCCGGCCGCCTTCTGGAAGCTCTATCCCTACGGCAAGTCGTGGGATGATTATCGCGCGACCGCCAACGAGATCACCGCTGCCGGCGGGCGGCCGCTAGTGATTCACGGCGAACACCCATCGCACATCGACATGTCGCCGCCGCGCAAGCTGGCGGAGCACACCGCGCACCGCCGGCTGGCCGAGGCGGAATGCCTGGCGGGGATGCCGGCGTCGCCGCAGCTGCATGTCGCGCATCTCTCGACGGCGGATGGCCTGGCGGGGCTGCCTGCGGGCGCGACCGCGGAGGTCTGCCCGCACCACCTGCTGCTGAACCTTGACGCGTGCGATTCCATCGACTGCAAGGTTGACCCGCCGCTGCGGACGCCGCGCGACAACGCTGCGCTCTGGGCGGGCTTCCGCGACGGCCGCATTGCGGTGCTGGCGAGCGACCACGCGCCGCACCTGCCCGAGGAGAAGGCGTCCGACAATCCGCCGTCGGGGATTCCCGGCGTCGAGACGATGGTGCCGCTAATGCTGCAGCAAGTCGCCGCTGACCGGCTGGCGCTGGGGCGGCTGGTGAACGCGATGGCCGAAGCGCCCGCCGACCGGCTGGGTCTGGCGCGCGGCCGCATCGCGGCGGGGCAACCGGCCGACTTGATTGAGGTCGACCTGAAGGCGGCGCGCCCGGTCGCGCTCGAGCAACTCCATTCACGCGCCGGCTGGAGCCCCTACGAGGGGTGGGACGCCATCTTCCCGCAGCGGGTCTGGCGCCGCGGCGAGCTGGTGGCGGCCGACGGGGAACTGCAGGAAACGGGCGGCGGGCAGTTGCTCTTCACAGCACAACCTTAATACTCCGCGAACGGAGGGGCATGCGATGCGGCTACATCTTGCGCTGGCACTGCTGGCAGCCGGAGCGCTGCTGCTGCTGGCGCAGCCGGCGGAGGGTGCCAGCGCCGACGCCGAGACGCCGCTCTACCTGAAGCGAGACGGTCTCGGTAACACCTTCAAGCTCAACGCCAAGGAACCGCAGGAGAACCGGTTGGGGTGGTGGAGCTGCAGCGAAGAGCTGAACCAGCAGGGGACGTTCTACCCGCTCTCCACGTGGGAACAGGGCCTCGGTGGTCAGGTCGAACTGGGTGAAAGCTATACCTTCACAATCTGGGTGGAGTCGACGAACGTCCAGGAGATCACTATCCGCTCGACATTATACCTCTTCGTCGTCGATGAGGGAGGAAACGCTACCCGACACAACCTCTCACGCGAAGAAGTATCTGAGGAAGCTGAGGCATTCCCGCCAGGCACCACGCTCAACGGAAACTACACAGTTGGGCCCGATTCGGAGCTGTCCCTGGATTATGGTGACTACCATATCGTGCCAGCTTTCTCCACTATAGGAATCGAGCTGGAGACCTCGATTACCTGGGCACCCGACACAGAGAACCGCACAGTTTACATCAAGGCCGACAGCCCCGACTTCAACTCGCAAATCATGGTGCGCATGCAGCCGGTATTCCTCAACCCCGAGGTGTTTTTCAGCAACGACCGCACCGACGAGCCGGGCGAGGATTCGCTCTACATCAAGGCGAGCGTCGTCGACGCGCTCGGAGTCATCGACGACTCGGGCTCCGGTTCGGTGGCGGACCTCGACCTCGGGAGCTTCAGCCTCGAAATCGAGGGCGTTTCCGGTGGGGGCAACTTCAACGACTCGGTCCGCGTCCGCGACCAGCATCCCTTCGCCAAATACATCGAAGGGCGCTGGCAATACCAGCAGGACTCCGGCATCAGCTCCGGTACTTACCAGATTACGATTTCGGTGACTGACATGCGTGGCAACATCTGGGAGGAGTCGGTCTCCTACGACCTGACCGTCGACGAGTTCGCCATCGAGCTTGAGCACGAGGATGGCGGCGGCGGCACTTACGACCTGCAGCTGCCGCGTGGCGGCAAGGTGGAGTACCGCGTCAAGGTCTGGAACCGCGGCAACACCGCCGACAGCTTCGAAATCGAGGTTGACGACGGCTCGCTTCCCAGTGGCTGGGAGGCGACACTGCTGACGCCCGGCGAATTTGACCTGCCGGTCGACCAGTACGATTACGCGCGCGTCCGCATCGAGGCGCCCGACGGCGCCGCTGGCGGCAGCAGCGCGACCGCACGGCTGGAGGTAACATCGCTCAACGACGGCTCGGTCAGCGAGCGCATGGACCTGCGGGCGACGGTGCGCACCTACGGCGCCGCAATCAGCGGGCTCGACGCGCGAATTGCGATTGACCCCGAGGCGCTCGATATCGACGGCCTCTACCGCTTCCCGGTCGGCGTGCGCAATACAGGCAACGACCGCGACAGCTACGACGTCACCGCCATCATCGGTCGCGGCGACTGGACCGTACGCATCGAGGAGGGTGGGCAGGCAGTGAACACCATCACCGTCGACCGCAGTAAGACCAAGCAGCTGGAAATCGTGCTCAAGCCGGTCAATTTCGAGAACAGTATGGGCGACGAGGTCGACTTCCGCTTCAGCGCCGAGTCGGTCCCGCCCGGCGACGGCAGCGCGCTCTTCGAGGCGAAGCTGGTCGTCGAAATCCCCATCGAGCGCGTAATTGACCTGATGATAGTGGCCGTTGACCTGCAAGTCAACGGCCGTCCCTACGCGCAGCTCATGCCGGGCGACCTGCAGGCGGGCGCACCGGTGCAGTTCCAGCTCGTAGTCAAGAATCTGGGCGGCCGCGGTGCCGACCCCTTTAGTGTCAAGCTCTACGTCGCGGGTCGGGTCGAGGCGAGTTACAGTGTTGATATGGGCCTCGCCGGTTTCGGCGAAGCGCTGGTGCTGCTCGAGTGGAGCAAGCCGGCCGCCGGGCTGGCGACGCTGCGGATTACGGCCGACCCCGACCTCGCCATTGATGACGAGCGCAACCGCGCCGACAACAGCTTCTCGCTCTCGCTCGATATCGCCGCCGCCCCGTCGGGTAACGGCGACAGTAGTGGCGACAGCGACGGCTTCTCGATTCCCGGCTTCGGGCTGGCGGGCGCGCTGCTCTCGGCAGCTATCGTAGCGCGGCGCAGGCGGTAATTGTGGGCAACCTCGGCGAGAAGGGGTTCGCGCTGCTGACGGCGGTGCTGCTGCTCGCGAGCGTGGCTTACCTCACGCTGCAGGAAGAGCAGCGGCAGCTGCCGGTGGCGTACGTGCCGGTCTGGAGCCGCATTTACGAAGATTACAACACGACCGGTGACTGGGGCTACGTCCTCGAGCGGGGACCGTATGAGCTGCTCGCGACCGATAACGAGTGGGACTCAACGCACGAGTATATCTCGGTCGATCTGCCGCTCATCGAAGGGGGCGCGGCGACCGACCCGCAATGCCTGCTCAACCCCGATTCGGACAAGTGCCCGCGCATCTCGCTTGCTTACTGGCGACCCGATGTACCGGCCGGGGAGACGGTGCCTGTCATCGTCGAAATCGGCCCCTACTTCGGTGAGGAGGCGGTCAGTACTCCCGACATCACTGTGCCGGGAAGCTGGCTCGGGTACAATATCATCCAGAACCACCTGCCGCACGGCTTTGCCTTTGCGCAGGTTTCAGTCTTCGGCACCGGCGCGAGCAACCACTGCATGGACCTGATGGGATACTCTGAGCAGTTGGGGGTCGACGCGGCGGTGACGTGGCTCGGCTCGCAGGAGTGGAGCAACGGCAACGTCGGCATCATCGGCAAATCGTACGACGGCTCGACTCAGTGGCAGGCGGCGCAGTTCGGCAACCCGCACCTGAAGACCATCGTCCCCATCTCCGGGCTGATTGGCGTGCGCGAGCTGATGTGGCGCAACGGCTCATCCGAGGCACGGGCGCCGTTTATGCACAACGTGGTCTACGGCGGGTTCGGTACCGACGGCAACGACGAGGACCTGCAGAATGCCTGCCCCGACTACGTCGCGGGGCCAATCCACGGCGTCAACGGCTACGTCTTCGGGGGGACCGAGTTCCAGAACGCGCTGGTCGAGGGGTACTGGGAAGAGCGCTACTTCCTGCCCGAGGTGCTCGAGAATTACGAAGGCAGCGTCTACATTATCCACGGCTTCCACGACTGGAACGTCGACCCGCACATGGCGGTCCCGACGCTCAACACGCTCAAGGACCACGGCATCGAGGCGAAGCTTCTGATGGGGCAGTGGGACCACGATTACCCCGACCGCCCTACCTACCTACGGGACCGCAGCGACCCCGGCCGTGGCTCGGAAGCGTTCCCGCAGATGGTGCGCTACGACTGGATGCAGGACCTGCTCGAGTGGTTCACCTTCTACCTGCGTGAAGAGGGGCCAAAGCCGAACATGTGGACTGAAATCCAGGATAATCACGGGCAGTGGCGTGTCACCGACCGCTACCCGCAGGCGGGCGCCGAGCGGCGCGAGTTCGCGCTCGGCGACGCGCTGGCGCACGCGGGCGGCAGCCTGCAAGTATTCCCGGGCAGCCCGGACGTCGTCTTCGAGACCGAGCCGTTTGCAACGGAGTTCCGCTTCGGCGGGCAGCCGCAGCTGCATATCGACGCTACCCCGGAAGGCTCCGGGGGGCAG
This region of Candidatus Poseidoniia archaeon genomic DNA includes:
- a CDS encoding site-2 protease family protein; translated protein: MPTPEEDPRGYAERRGWKVLESRWDGSAHLLLVEERPDLATAFEELRLDLKGEPGGVRLHPMLRRAGGELLLVLLPQTRRKTRSERTNLYLLLATIFTTTWAGTLFWAGYAGSYELRSGWDLLLILLHPETLFYGWLTFSLPLLTILGIHEMGHYVYARKHNLDASLPFFIPIPPPLLLGTMGAFIAIREPIPNRRALLDVGASGPIAGFLAALPITLLGFWLTEQAAREAPVDPGNLIFLGTPLAFNLLATLAAQFMTLSDNYLIHPVAFAGWAGLLVTALNLLPAGQLDGGHIARALFGPRARLLSYLAIAVMLFMAFFGVPGYSDPYFGWAIFAGLVYFLGAEHPPPSEEITPLDTPRWFAAGFTGVMLLLCFVPSPLMTIPSPFGLEMEAAEGELEFAAGGSNSTIIWVNNTGEVHDNLTLALKLPVNWSATLDVTNVTSGTGWLNPDNTTFSDVAWQPDPFNWTLNLTAGASAQLLLELVAPASLSEPAQALLEADSRNEAIYTLRLSLLPEAEA
- a CDS encoding amidohydrolase family protein is translated as MILEGRIWHPQNGLTEGCVVVGDDGNIERVAKTMAGPKERVRGMLLPAGFDMHVHFRDPGFPQKETWASGSAAAACGGVTAVVDMPNTQPPTDSPAAFAAKAERAAAASVVDFGLGVSARPGISREAWFGKLPAAFWKLYPYGKSWDDYRATANEITAAGGRPLVIHGEHPSHIDMSPPRKLAEHTAHRRLAEAECLAGMPASPQLHVAHLSTADGLAGLPAGATAEVCPHHLLLNLDACDSIDCKVDPPLRTPRDNAALWAGFRDGRIAVLASDHAPHLPEEKASDNPPSGIPGVETMVPLMLQQVAADRLALGRLVNAMAEAPADRLGLARGRIAAGQPADLIEVDLKAARPVALEQLHSRAGWSPYEGWDAIFPQRVWRRGELVAADGELQETGGGQLLFTAQP
- a CDS encoding CARDB domain-containing protein — translated: MRLHLALALLAAGALLLLAQPAEGASADAETPLYLKRDGLGNTFKLNAKEPQENRLGWWSCSEELNQQGTFYPLSTWEQGLGGQVELGESYTFTIWVESTNVQEITIRSTLYLFVVDEGGNATRHNLSREEVSEEAEAFPPGTTLNGNYTVGPDSELSLDYGDYHIVPAFSTIGIELETSITWAPDTENRTVYIKADSPDFNSQIMVRMQPVFLNPEVFFSNDRTDEPGEDSLYIKASVVDALGVIDDSGSGSVADLDLGSFSLEIEGVSGGGNFNDSVRVRDQHPFAKYIEGRWQYQQDSGISSGTYQITISVTDMRGNIWEESVSYDLTVDEFAIELEHEDGGGGTYDLQLPRGGKVEYRVKVWNRGNTADSFEIEVDDGSLPSGWEATLLTPGEFDLPVDQYDYARVRIEAPDGAAGGSSATARLEVTSLNDGSVSERMDLRATVRTYGAAISGLDARIAIDPEALDIDGLYRFPVGVRNTGNDRDSYDVTAIIGRGDWTVRIEEGGQAVNTITVDRSKTKQLEIVLKPVNFENSMGDEVDFRFSAESVPPGDGSALFEAKLVVEIPIERVIDLMIVAVDLQVNGRPYAQLMPGDLQAGAPVQFQLVVKNLGGRGADPFSVKLYVAGRVEASYSVDMGLAGFGEALVLLEWSKPAAGLATLRITADPDLAIDDERNRADNSFSLSLDIAAAPSGNGDSSGDSDGFSIPGFGLAGALLSAAIVARRRR
- a CDS encoding CocE/NonD family hydrolase is translated as MGNLGEKGFALLTAVLLLASVAYLTLQEEQRQLPVAYVPVWSRIYEDYNTTGDWGYVLERGPYELLATDNEWDSTHEYISVDLPLIEGGAATDPQCLLNPDSDKCPRISLAYWRPDVPAGETVPVIVEIGPYFGEEAVSTPDITVPGSWLGYNIIQNHLPHGFAFAQVSVFGTGASNHCMDLMGYSEQLGVDAAVTWLGSQEWSNGNVGIIGKSYDGSTQWQAAQFGNPHLKTIVPISGLIGVRELMWRNGSSEARAPFMHNVVYGGFGTDGNDEDLQNACPDYVAGPIHGVNGYVFGGTEFQNALVEGYWEERYFLPEVLENYEGSVYIIHGFHDWNVDPHMAVPTLNTLKDHGIEAKLLMGQWDHDYPDRPTYLRDRSDPGRGSEAFPQMVRYDWMQDLLEWFTFYLREEGPKPNMWTEIQDNHGQWRVTDRYPQAGAERREFALGDALAHAGGSLQVFPGSPDVVFETEPFATEFRFGGQPQLHIDATPEGSGGQLYALLEDCDGDSCIHVGHAIMDLRFYAGGTDYHVIAPGVTLNAKMEFLAMDVVIPQGHTLKLSLRSTGDGYLPASTSAPVAIELGASSVLRVDVVDPAAEHYFLPPQCRHPACVGE